From the genome of Nasonia vitripennis strain AsymCx chromosome 1, Nvit_psr_1.1, whole genome shotgun sequence, one region includes:
- the LOC100117683 gene encoding putative fatty acyl-CoA reductase CG5065, translating to MATTMPGVGYTSVKEFYRDRSIFITGGTGFMGKVLVEKLLRSCPGIKNIYLLMRPKRGQGVQQRLQELLNAPLFEKLRQDCPHELLKIVPVAGDITEPELGISEADQELLIRCVSVVFHSAATVKFDEALKLSVTINMLGTKRLVQLCHRMHNLEALIHVSTAYCNCDRTDVEEIIYPAPHDPEQIISCTTWMDDSLVEELTPKLIANRPNTYTFTKALAESMLRTECGSLPVAIVRPSIVLSSFREPVAGWVDNWNGPTGIIAAAGKGFFRTMLCHEDKVADLVPVDIVINLMIVAAWRTATHRTDQITIYNCSTGQQNPITWKHFVDLSFKYSRMHPTNGAIWYPGGRCRSSASLNRICVAFQHIVPAYALDLLANLRGSKPIMMRVQAKLHKAAKCLEYFSTQQWNFKDENVKRLGQQLSADDRQTFMFDVKQIDWPAYLENYILGIRQFILKESPETLPAARSHITRLYWLHKAVQVGTVLLVMRLLLSHSTWARGAWFSLLSFVLRMCRMIV from the exons ATGGCGACGACGATGCCGGGGGTCGGCTACACATCCGTCAAGGAGTTCTACCGGGACCGCTCGATCTTCATCACCGGCGGGACCGGTTTCATGGGCAAAGTCCTCGTCGAGAAGCTTCTGAGGTCCTGTCCCGGAATCAAGAACATCTACCTGCTCATGAGGCCCAAACGCGGCCAGGGTGTGCAGCAGAGACTGCAGGAATTGCTCAATGCTCCC CTGTTCGAAAAGCTCCGACAAGACTGTCCGCATGAATTGTTGAAAATCGTGCCGGTGGCCGGGGATATTACGGAGCCGGAACTGGGCATCTCGGAAGCCGACCAGGAGCTTCTGATACGATGTGTCTCGGTGGTCTTCCACTCGGCTGCCACCGTCAAATTCGACGAGGCCCTCAAACTGTCCGTTACCATCAACATGCTCGGCACGAAGCGTCTCGTTCAGCTCTGCCATCGCATGCACAATCTTGAG GCCCTGATCCACGTATCGACAGCGTACTGCAACTGCGACCGTACCGACGTGGAGGAGATAATCTACCCGGCTCCTCACGATCCGGAGCAGATCATCTCCTGCACCACGTGGATGGACGACAGTCTCGTGGAGGAGCTGACGCCGAAGCTCATAGCCAACCGGCCAAACACCTACACCTTTACCAAAGCTCTGGCGGAGAGTATGCTACGGACCGAGTGCGGCAGTCTGCCCGTCGCCATCGTCAGGCCGTCCATCGTACTATCATCCTTCCGGGAGCCTGTGGCCGGCTGGGTCGACAACTGGAACGGCCCGACCGGTATCATCGCCGCCGCTGGCAAAGGTTTCTTCAG AACGATGCTGTGCCACGAGGATAAGGTCGCAGACCTGGTGCCAGTGGACATCGTGATCAACCTGATGATCGTGGCGGCGTGGCGAACAGCGACGCACCGCACGGATCAGATAACCATATACAACTGCAGCACCGGCCAGCAGAATCCCATTACCTGGAAGCACTTTGTCGACCTGTCCTTCAAGTACAGTCGCATGCACCCGACGAACGGAGCGATCTGGTATCCGGGCGGCCGATGCCGGAGCTCGGCGTCGCTCAACCGCATCTGCGTCGCGTTCCAGCACATCGTCCCGGCGTACGCCCTCGATCTTCTGGCCAATTTGCGCGGCAGCAAGCCCATCATGATGCGCGTTCAGGCGAAGCTCCACAAGGCCGCCAAGTGTCTCGAGTACTTCAGCACGCAGCAGTGGAACTTCAAGGACGAGAACGTCAAGCGGTTGGGACAGCAGCTCAGCGCTGACGATCGGCAGACTTTCATGTTCGACGTCAAGCAAATCGACTGGCCAGCCTACCTCGAGAACTACATTCTTGGTATCAGGCAGTTCATACTCAAGGAGAGCCCGGAGACACTGCCAGCAGCTCGCTCACACATCACGAG ATTGTACTGGCTGCACAAAGCGGTCCAGGTGGGCACGGTGCTGCTCGTAATGCGGCTCCTGCTGTCGCATAGCACCTGGGCCCGAGGGGCCTGGTTCTCCCTCCTGTCGTTTGTGCTGCGCATGTGCCGCATGATTGTTTGA